A stretch of DNA from Microbacterium sp. LWS13-1.2:
AGGGCACGGTGCGCGCGCTGGTCGAGCTGCGCAACAGGGGCGAACGCCCCGCGCACGAGGTCGTGCAGGTCTACGTGCGCGACCCCTTGGCATCTGTCAGCTGGGCCGACAAGGAGCTCAAGGCCTATCGGCACGTCGATCTGCAGCCCGGCGAGACTGCCACGGTCGAGCTGTCGCTGCCGGTGGCCGACTGCACGATCGTGGATGCCGCCGGCAGGCGCCTCGTCGAGGCCGGGGAGTTCGAGCTGCTGGTCGGCCCGTCCTCACGCGAAGATGCCCTCCTCAGCGCCCGATTCCAGGTCGCGGACGCCGCGGCAACGTCGACCTCGTCCGACCGACGCGCCGTCGAGCACCGCTGACGCCGACGCGAGAGGGTGGATCACCGCTGCGCTGCGGGCAGCGGTGATCCACCCTGTCGTCGTGCTCCGAGGGGCCAGGCCTCACGACTCGTCGGCGTCGTCCTCTTCTGAGTCCTCGTCGTCCGAGTCGTCGTCCGAGTCGTCCTCGTCGGACTCCTCGTCGTCGTCGAGGTCGTCGGACTCGTCGTCATCATCGCGGTCGTCGTCGAAGTCGTCGTCCTCTTCGTCGTCCTCGTCGAAGTCGTCATCCTCGTCGGAGTCGTCGGCGTCCTCGTCATCGTCGGCACCGGCCTCGGCGAGCTCGTCGATGTCGACCCCGTCGACGTCGCCGGCGTGGAGGATGGACGATCCGTCGTCGTCGAAGTCCGACGCATCGAGGTCATCGACGTCGTCGAGGTCTTCGTCCTCGTCGTCCTCGTCATCCTCGGCGTGGGCGGCCTCGGCCAGCGCCGCCTGCGCGGCGTGGTAGTCGGCGAGGCGCACGGCCCACGGCACCCAGTCCGGCGCGAGCAGCGCGCCGTCGCCCGGCAGAAGCTCGACCTCGAGCACGGTGGGCTCGGCATCGTCGACGCGCGCGAGGCTCACGGTCCAGAACCACCCCGGGTAGCCCGAGAGGCGGTTCGCGAACCGGAGCGAGACGACTCCTCCGGCTTCCACGCGATAGTCCGCGGGTTCGCCGATCGACGTCTCGGGAGTGATCTCGCGCAGCGCCGCGAGCGCGAGGTCGTGAGCGGCGAGCAGCTGCGGATCGGGCTCGATGACGGCAGCCTCGTCCGGCTCGACGACGGCAGCCTCGTCCGGCTCGACGACGTCGGCCTCGTCGGGCTCGACGACGGCAGCCTCGTCCGAGGCAGCGGATGCGGCATCCGTCACTGCGGACTCGTCAGATGGCGCGTCAGAGGCGGCGTCCGCTGCGGCGACGACGTCGGCAGGATCGGCCGGATCAGGCGTCGAGCTCATCAGCCACCTTGCGCAGCACGGCGGCGACCTTCTTGGCGTGCGCGCCGCTCGGGTATCGGCCGTGGCGGAGGTCGCCGCCGATGCCGTCGAGCAGCTTCATGAGGTCCTCGATGATGATCGCCATGTCGTCGGCGGGCTTGCGGGAGCGCTTGGCGAGGCTCACCGGGGCCTCGAGCACGCGCACCGACAGCGCCTGCGGGCCGCGCTTGCCGTCGGCGATGCCGTACTCGAGCCGCGTGCCGGCCTTGGGTGCGGGCGTGCCGGGAGGCAGGGCGGTGGCGTGCAGGAAGACGTCCTGACCGTCTTCAGAGGTGATGAAGCCGAACCCCTTCTCCTCGTCGTAGAACCTGACCTTGCCGGTGGGCATCGAAACCTCGCTGGATCGGTCGCCGCGAACACCGCGGCGAAACAGAGCATGACAAAAGCGGGGTCTTCCAACCCCGGTACCCAGCCTAACGGACCGGTGCACATTCGGATCGTGGCGCCGACGCCAGCGAGTAGGCTGGAGCGGATGAGCACAAACCCTGCCGGCGACGTTCCCGTCCGCCGCATCGACCGCATCCTGGCCTTCATGTCGCTGGGCCTGCTCGTGCTCTCGATCCTGAGCTTCTTCGCGATCATGATCGCGTCCGCCGCCGGCGCCGACATGAGCACCGGCGTCTGGCCCCTCGTGGGCGTGCTGGTGTACGTCGCTCCTCTCGTGGCGTTCGCACTGCTGCTCGCGGTCTTGATCATGAGCTTCGTGCGGAGGGCTCGAGCCAACCGAGGAGGCTGACACGCTTGGTCTCCGACGCGCGCGCTCTTGCGACGCGGCTCGCCGAACTCGGTGACGCCGCGCTCGCCCGGACGCTCGCGGCGCGCGGCGTCTCGGCACAGAGCGGCTGGCACGACTTCTTCGACGCGGCCGAGGGGCTCCTCGATCCCACGTCGGTCGACCGCGCGCTGACGCATCTCGACCGGCGCGACCTCATCGCCCTGCACACCGGAGCGGGTCCGCTCGACGGCGCGCCCGCGCGTCTCGCGCTCGTCGATGCGGAGGGCATCGCCTACACGGCGGTCGTCGAGCGGGTCGCTGCGGCCGCCGACGCGACTCCGAACGCCTTCCGCCCCGTCCTCGCACCCGCCGACCCGGTGCCGGCCGAGCCGCGCGCCGCCGCGGCCGCCGCCGAGCGTGCGTTCACGACCGCCGGCTCGCTCGCCGACATCCTGCTGGCGTGCCTGCACGCTCCGCTCGCACGCACGGGGGCCGGACCGATCAGCGCAGTGGACCGCCGGCGGCTGACGGATGCCGGCGCCATCGAGTTCGCCGAGGACCTCGAAGACCTACTCGCCTCCGCCGCCGACGCGGGACTCGCGGACGCCCGCGAACGCGAGTGGACCGTCACCGACGCGGGCGAGCAGTGGCTCGAGGCCCCGACGCCGGAGCGCTGGGAGACCATCGCCGAGGGGTTCCGCGCCGCGCTGCCCGACGGGCTGCGCACCCCGGCGCACGGCTTCCTCGTGCCCGACGCGTGGCCCGACATCTACCCGCTCGACCCGGAGTGGCCGGCACGCGCCGACAGGCTGCGCCGCATCGGCGTGCGCTGGGGGTTGTTCGGCAGGGACGACCCCGCCGCCGAGTTCGCTTGGACCACGGCGCTGCGGGCCGGCGAGCCTGCGGATGCCGGCACCATGGCCGCCTACCTCCCCGCCGAGATCGACCGTGTCTATCTGCAGGCCGACCTCACGGCGATCGCGCCGGGTCCGCTCGCGCCCGCCCTCGACCTGCGCCTGCGTTCCATCGCCGTGCGCGAGTCCCGCGCGCAGGCGTCGACGTACCGGTTCACCGCGGCGTCGGTGGGCGCTGGCATGACCGAGGGCGAGACCGCCGATTCGATGCGCGCCTTCCTCGCCGAACTGTCGCTGACCGGCATCCCTCAGCCGCTCGACTACCTCATCGAGAGCACGGCCGCACGCCACGGGCTCGTGCGCGTGAGCACGGACCACCTCACCGGGCGCACGCGCGTGGAGAGCTCCGACCCCGGCCTCCTCGACGCGATCGCGATCGACCAGGCACTGCGCCCGCTGGGCCTCATCGCCGACAGCGGCCTGCTCACGTCGCGGGTGGCTCGCGACGCCGTCTACTGGAGCCTCGCCGACGCGCGCTACCCGGTGGTCGCGCTCGACGCGGACGGTGCGGCCGAGTCGGTCCACCGCCGGGCCGCGGTCGCGCCGTCCGTGCCCCCGGCGGCTCCGGAGGCGACGTATGCCCGCCTGATCCGCACGCTGCGGGGCGGGCACGGCACTCAGGGCGAGGCGGGCTGGCTCGAACGCGAGCTCGAGCAGGCCGTGCGCGCCCGCGCCGAGATCCTGGTGGTCGTGCGGATGCCGGACGGCTCGGAGCGCTCGTTCGTGCTGGAGGCGGCCGGCCTCGGCGGCGGACGCCTGCGCGGGCGGGATCGCGCCGCGGACATCGAGCGCACCCTCCCGGTGTCGAGCATCGTGAGCGTCGGCGCGGCGTGAGTCCATCCAGGGTGCGCCGGTCGCCGGCGAGCCCCGGTAGACTGGCACGTTATGGCTGACGGCCCCCTCATCGTCCAGAGCGACCGCACGGTTCTCCTCGAGGTCGCGCACCCCGATGCGGAGAGCGCGCGGCACGAACTCGCGATCTTCGCCGAGCTCGAACGCGCCCCCGAGCACATCCACACGTACCGCATCACCCGGCTCGGGCTGTGGAACGCACGGGCGGCCGGTCACGACGCGGGTGACATGCTCGCAACGCTCGATCGCTGGTCGCGCTTCCCGGTGCCGCCGTCGGTGTCGATCGACATCTCCGAGACGGTGGGCCGCTACGGGCGCTTGGTGATCGAACGCAACGAAGAGGGCGAGCTCATCCTCCGATCGACGGATGCCGCGGTCCTGGCCGAGGTGTCCAAGAACAAGCGCATCCAGCCGCTGCTGATCGGCCGCCCCTCCCCCGACGCCTTCGTCATCGACGCGTGGGCGCGCGGC
This window harbors:
- a CDS encoding DUF3027 domain-containing protein codes for the protein MSSTPDPADPADVVAAADAASDAPSDESAVTDAASAASDEAAVVEPDEADVVEPDEAAVVEPDEAAVIEPDPQLLAAHDLALAALREITPETSIGEPADYRVEAGGVVSLRFANRLSGYPGWFWTVSLARVDDAEPTVLEVELLPGDGALLAPDWVPWAVRLADYHAAQAALAEAAHAEDDEDDEDEDLDDVDDLDASDFDDDGSSILHAGDVDGVDIDELAEAGADDDEDADDSDEDDDFDEDDEEDDDFDDDRDDDDESDDLDDDEESDEDDSDDDSDDEDSEEDDADES
- a CDS encoding cold shock domain-containing protein; its protein translation is MPTGKVRFYDEEKGFGFITSEDGQDVFLHATALPPGTPAPKAGTRLEYGIADGKRGPQALSVRVLEAPVSLAKRSRKPADDMAIIIEDLMKLLDGIGGDLRHGRYPSGAHAKKVAAVLRKVADELDA
- a CDS encoding multidrug ABC transporter ATPase produces the protein MSTNPAGDVPVRRIDRILAFMSLGLLVLSILSFFAIMIASAAGADMSTGVWPLVGVLVYVAPLVAFALLLAVLIMSFVRRARANRGG
- a CDS encoding helicase-associated domain-containing protein, whose amino-acid sequence is MVSDARALATRLAELGDAALARTLAARGVSAQSGWHDFFDAAEGLLDPTSVDRALTHLDRRDLIALHTGAGPLDGAPARLALVDAEGIAYTAVVERVAAAADATPNAFRPVLAPADPVPAEPRAAAAAAERAFTTAGSLADILLACLHAPLARTGAGPISAVDRRRLTDAGAIEFAEDLEDLLASAADAGLADAREREWTVTDAGEQWLEAPTPERWETIAEGFRAALPDGLRTPAHGFLVPDAWPDIYPLDPEWPARADRLRRIGVRWGLFGRDDPAAEFAWTTALRAGEPADAGTMAAYLPAEIDRVYLQADLTAIAPGPLAPALDLRLRSIAVRESRAQASTYRFTAASVGAGMTEGETADSMRAFLAELSLTGIPQPLDYLIESTAARHGLVRVSTDHLTGRTRVESSDPGLLDAIAIDQALRPLGLIADSGLLTSRVARDAVYWSLADARYPVVALDADGAAESVHRRAAVAPSVPPAAPEATYARLIRTLRGGHGTQGEAGWLERELEQAVRARAEILVVVRMPDGSERSFVLEAAGLGGGRLRGRDRAADIERTLPVSSIVSVGAA